In Phaseolus vulgaris cultivar G19833 chromosome 3, P. vulgaris v2.0, whole genome shotgun sequence, the sequence GAGCTGAGGCGGAGAAGCTCACTTGTAACCTGCTGATGACTGAGATGGAACACTCAAGGTTGGAGGATGCATGGGACGCTGAGCTAAGGAACacacgcaaggaggcctccgatctgtGCCAAAAACTGCACACCCAGCTTCAAGAGAAGATTGACCTGGAGAGTAAGTTGGTTCCTTACAGGGTCAAGGTGGCAGATATGGAGGCTGCACGAAAAGCTGAAGCGTCCATGGTGGAGAAACTTGAGAAGAGATCAGCAGATAGGGAGATCCTCCTAGGGAAGGTCGAGCAGGAAAGGGACCAGGCTCTCGCTGAGCTCGCCGAAGCTCGTGAGGAGACCAAAaagattgctgcagagctggcccagacTCGGGATGAGGGCAAAAAAAGCTGCTGAAGAACTCGCTCGATCTCATGAGGAGAAAGAAAATCTAAAGAAGCAAACTCATGAGCTCAAGCAGAGCGCTGCTCAAGTCCTCTCCGTCGGGTTCGACGCCGCTCTAGAGCAAGTAGCATGCCAATACCCTGAGCTCGACCTTTCCATGGTGTCGAtctgcaacgaagtggtggatgggaagattgtaCCCTCTGAAGACTAACTGCCTCTCCCCATCGCCTCTTCTTCGAAACTTGTCGCTTATCCTTTATTTGTAATAGCTATTTGTGTATAGACTTGAATTGACGTTGCTTATATAACTTCCATTTCCTGAATACTGTCTTTCTATTTACCTTGCATGTTTTTGCCTCTATTTGCTGTGGGGTTAACTAACGTAACCAGTGAAACTTGCTTAACTGCATCAACTCAACAATACTCGGGCTTAACCCTTTACATACTGCTTTTAACTTGAGTAAATTGTTAACCTTATAACAACTTAGAAAACtattaactcaaagtaaacttgagcaactattaactCTTTAGCGAGGACATTTAACacaacttgtgaacttaaggcaacaaaccTTAGCATAAATcgcttactaggcagcaggttttaactcaaactagtattaaaacacagtttacctgatctgccaaaCGAGGTAACCCCTTACtcctgtcatcgcctggaaCTCTTTTAATCGCCGTACAGCCCATTCGCTATCTCAATCCTCACGccgtagggttctggcgatgcgATCTTTCTTACTTTCATAACTTGATCATGGTTCCCTCATCTctgggtagaggcgcctttcggatccttctctacctccctgagttttagaacaataatctgaactcgttcaagacgagaggGATTTTCTTTCTTCGCACCGCCTGCAAGCGTGGAAGCTttatctggtcttactgggtcaatattgatgtttcgcttaaagggggaaaggcgttttccaTCAACCATCCCTTCCCGACGTTTAAGGCCACGAACACCTCTGATCTTTCAGTTTATCTTTCCTGAACTCACTctggggtgagaaggactttctctggtgcctcagcttgcccagggtgtacacctcctcccccctggatgcactgaggacctttaacctgttctcgcctgcactcactcaaaggtgaggaggacttcttctgttcTCGCTTGCACttgctcaaggcgaggaggacttcttttgttctcgcctgcactcgcttaaggcgaggaggacttcttctgttcttgcctgcactcgcttaatggcgaggaggacttcttctgttcttgcctgtactcgctcaatggcgaggaggacttcttctgttcttgcctgcactcgctcaatggcgaggaggacttcctctgttcttgcctgcactcgctcagaggcgaggaggacttcctctgttgcctcaagacgcacgagagcgttgaggtctttaatcatcactggtgcctccgatcgccgaaagacgatgaggtctttaaaactgtttaactattgccaccgatcgccaAAAAACGATGgaaactttaaaacttttaacaaatgccgccaatcgccaaaaaaaacgatggggactttaaaacttttaactgatgccgccaatcgccgaaaaaaaatggggactttaaaacttttaactagataccgccaatcgccgaaaagcaatggggactttaaaacctttaactgatgccgccaatcgccgaaaaacgatggggactttaaaacttttaactagaaagcatgcaatcttagaaactttaaacttgaaactcttctttattgggtggcctcattaaaaaccctccttagggaaaaaaagagtgcccccttgaactgttttaacaaaaagcatgtaaatctcttcatgttcgtctttacttacaaggctttaactgtaatataatttgagatgcgtggcgttccaagtgcgaggaatcgcccctccttctaacgtctctaagcagtaggccccgttcccgagcacctcggctattctaaacggtcccgtccacttaggtgataacttgttctccatctcgtattgatgggccttcctcatcactaggtcgccctctctgaacCGCCTCGGcattaccttagagttataccttcgctcaatcctcctcttcactacttcggccttcactctcgcctcctccctgacctcatccagtaaatccagattcattcttctttctttgtttgagtcttccgccacaaagttctgaaatctcggcgagctttcctgtatttccactggaatcatcgcatcacacccataaaccaggctaaacggggtctcgtgggttcctgactgttcagtggtatggtacgcccaaactatgcggggtacctcttcagcccacgatcccttagctttctctagtcttctctttaaacctctcagcaacactcgattggcagactccacttggccattcgtctgtgggtgctcaacggatgcaaacacctgttgtattcccacctcttcgcataGCTTCTTCAACatgtgacttgcaaactgagtcccattgtccgacaccaggcgtttaggcacaccaaaccggcacacgagattcttccatacaaagccttcgatcttatgtgcggtaatctgggctactggctccgcttcgatccacttggtgaactattcaatcgccactaccaagtacttcatctgcctgaccgccaatgggaagggtcccagaatgtcaattccccaagtgtgaaacggccaggggctataaattgacttcagctcttctggggatgccttgtgccaatcggcgtgctgctgacattgcttgcaacattgagcatacttcttgcagtcctccctcatcgttggccattaataacctgcacggagagctcttgcagccagagctcgacccccgatgtgagtcccacatataccttcatggagctcggccataattcttgtacatttttctccgtgcacacattctaggagtgggtgcgtaaacccaaacctgtacagcttgCCGTCGATCAAggtgaacttgctagagttcttctttatcttcctagcctccgtcggatccagcgggagaacgcTATCTGCCAAGCAGCgctggtattgcgttatccatgtgtctggcctatgcgtagcgcagacctgcgccaCGTTCACCCTCTCCCCTTGACACACTCTTATTCTTGgcgtcctcaaggtctcctgagttaaGGACCTGCGACTTCTCGCCCCTCTCCCCGTCGACTTACTAATCTGAAGAACctggtgatctgctacaaacgccctaggcgtcttcagagtttcttgaataacggtcctctgcctaccccccttgcccgagctggcgagcttggctagcaggTCAGCCCGGGCATTTTTCTCCCTGGGTACATGCACCACATCGAACGAGGCAAAGGaacccttcaactcctgcacatactccaggtaagccgccatttttggatccttggcctggaactcgcctgttacttgtcccgtgaccaacaacgagtcactcttggccaccAACACCTTagctcccatttccttagccaacaagatacctgcaatcaacgcctcatattcttcttgattgttgctagctttaaaGGCGAACCttagggactgttctatcagcacgtcgttgggcccttctagaattactccagcaccgctgccctgctggttagacgatccgtccaccgaaagtacccaacgaaaatcgtccccctcaactcgtgctgcttctgacaagagctcgaccacaaaatcagcgaaaatctgccccttgatcggtcctcggggttcgtatttgatgtcgaactcgGACAGCTCCACcacccacttcaccatcctcccagctacatcaggcttttTTAAGACTTTCTGGataggcaagtcggtcatcaccagcaccgtaaagctttgaaaatagtggcgcaacctcctcgccaaGAATACAACTGCCAgggcagctttctccaaggcctgataccttacttctgggccttgtaacaccttgctaacgaagTAGATAGGTTTCTGAGTCTGATcctgatcttgggcgagcaccgcactcaccgccctctcagttacagcaaaatacaacctgagaggggttcctaccaaaggcttgcacaaaaccggcgggctcgctaggtactctttaagctttaCGAAAGCTTCTTCGCATTCCTTCGACCAGGCAAACCTATTGTTTCGCCTTAAgcattggaaatacggatggcctttctctccactagctgacacgaaatgagatagggcggccatccgacctgtaagctgctgcacctcctttacagtagccgggcttctcattgccaagatggcaacacacttatcaggatttgcttcaattcccctttcagtcaagaggaaacccaagaacttccctgcctctacgccaaaaatgcacttctcggggtttagctttaatTTGTACTTGGCGATCGTGGTAAACAGCTCCTCCAGATCTGAGATGTGCTTGCCTTTTTCTAGCGAGGttacgaccatatcatctacgtacgcctgcacattccttcccagcatcggtgcaagtactttgtccatcaacctttggtacgtaGCCCCtacatttttcagcccgaagggcatcactttgtagcagtagcacgatctctcagtcatgaaggcggtcttttcttcatccataggatgcatcttgatctggttgtacccagaGAAGGCATcaaggaagctcaacaacttgcaccctgctgcactgtcgaccagggcgtctatacttggcaaagggtatgaatcctttgggcaagccttgtttagatccgtgaagtcgacgcacatgcgccacttcccgttactcttcctcaccagcacgacattggccaaccattcagggtactggacttccctgatatgacccgcggcgaggagcttctgcgtttcgtccctaatcgcctgtcttctctcttcattaaactttcttcttctttgtcgcactggtctgacctatGTGTCCATTGCTAGGTGGTGACACAAGAAAttggggtcgattcccggcatgtctgaagcagaccatgcaaaagcatccagatgcctttctatcaccttggcgatctggtcttgcatctcaccttccaaagatcttcccaacttgaagaccttgcccccgatctccctctcaagccactcctcgacgggtttgggccttgTTTCACTGGCGATCACCAGCCTGGCGATTCCCGACTCCCTAGCCTCTTCTGGGCGGTTTCTTGCTTCTTCCTCCCGACCGGCATTTTCTCCCCCTGCTTCAGCGTCCACCATGAcgacatcgcctccggcggtCACTTCCATTGCCGCGTCAACAACTTGCCTCTCTGCTGTCCCAGGCTCCACACCAGGAGGTGGTGTCGTGGTGACATAGCTCACCGACCTCTTggtcttgaggctgttttcgtaacacttctttgcctccttctggtcagaccttatggtgatcaccaccccttccattgacGGCAAtttaaccttcatgtgcctggttgagggcacagctcctattctgttgagggtcgGTCTTCCCAGAATGTTATACGCCGAGGGGACattcacaacgaggtacttAATCTTCTCCATCCTCGAGGCCGCCTCGTCTGTGAACGTGGTTCTTAACTCagtgtaccccctgacctccacctggtcgccagcgaacccatacaagcatcctctgtagggccttaactggtcaaggggtaaTTGCAGCATGGTGAAAGTCGGCCACAACatgacatctgccgagcttccttgatccaccagtacccggtggaccttccttcccgccgtgactagCGAgacaactatgggatcgttgtcatgaggcacaacgtccctgagatcctccttcgtgaacgtaatgtccacatctggcgagtgatcttcgAACACATCTACTGCCATtacagaccttgcatatttcttcctctgtgatgcagtacatccaccacctgagaaacctccagcgatggtgtggatctcgccgtgagtgggcatctcatgctgctggcCCTCACTGCTCGCCGGCTGAGAGCTCGACGCTTGCCCCGTTCTCTTGTCCAACAGGTAGTCATTCAAGAAGCCGCTCTTAACCAAATCGTCGAGTTGGTAACCCAGGGCCAAACACAAATCAAGGGAGTGACCAAAACTTTGGTGGAATTCACACCATGCgtttggttttggtcctaacaccttgtctgagactttc encodes:
- the LOC137839235 gene encoding uncharacterized protein produces the protein MAQMMEIMRALQENVEASRVQQAKMHEDLVASQARNEELSKVTEELRQALHEQRGCATDEEITPSSPPRVFPMPFAQAITDTAIPASVVAVKASFTGVEDPEAHLTAFHTQMMLSGGSYAVYCKMFMSTLQGTTLEWFVSLPTGHITSFQQFSKLFIDQYIVNKAPPRVSYDLFDVRQYQGESLKDYLNLFGAQMVRSPAKDEEMLGHPATFAEVRRLAVAHIADESEVAEKRGNVAPARPRAQTRIQLQRVLETAAAKKDQRTRHPYDPKKSKGRGPGRPRELNRPPRYKFVMGLADLIAIPNIAARLKAPEKVSDKVLGPKPNAWCEFHQSFGHSLDLCLALGYQLDDLVKSGFLNDYLLDKRTGQASSSQPASSEGQQHEMPTHGEIHTIAGGFSGGGCTASQRKKYARSVMAVDVFEDHSPDVDITFTKEDLRDVVPHDNDPIVVSLVTAGRKVHRVLVDQGSSADVMLWPTFTMLQLPLDQLRPYRGCLYGFAGDQVEVRGYTELRTTFTDEAASRMEKIKYLVVNVPSAYNILGRPTLNRIGAVPSTRHMKVKLPSMEGVVITIRSDQKEAKKCYENSLKTKRSVSYVTTTPPPGVEPGTAERQVVDAAMEVTAGGDVVMVDAEAGGENAGREEEARNRPEEARESGIARLVIASETRPKPVEEWLEREIGGKVFKHAGNRPQFLVSPPSNGHIGQTSATKKKKV